In Streptomyces sp. 71268, the DNA window ACGAGCGCTGCGCCGCGCGGGCCAGGGGCCTGCTCGGCGACGCGGGGTACGAGGCGGCGCGGCGCGACGGGCGGCGCGCGGGCCTGGACTCGGCGGTGGCCCAGGTCCTGGAGCGGGGCCGTGGGCGTCCGGCCAGCCTGGTCGGGCAGGCGGGCGGGGTGGCCGGGCGGCCCTGGCCCGAGGAGGACCGGGCCAGCGAGGGCCGGGCGGCCGAGGAGTGGGCCGCGGGCGCGGCCGCCGCGCTGCGCCGCAAGCAGCCGGCCGGCCCGCCGCCGGCCGAGGCGGACGAGGAGCCCGCCGGCTAGGTCCGGCCCACACGCGAAAGGCCCCGCCCTCGCGGGCGGGGCCTACCTGCTGAGCCGTGCTTAGCGGGCGTAGTACTCGACGACGAGCTGCTCGTCGCAGATCACCGGGATCTCCTTGCGGTTCGGGTCCCGGTCGAGGCGGAACGCGAGCGCCTTGAGGTTGACCTCGAGGTAGCGCGGCGTCTCACCGTCGGTGTCGTAGCCACCCTCGCGAGCGACCTGGAAGGGGTGCTTCTCGCGGCTGCGCTCGCGGACCATCACGACGTCGCCCGGGCGGACGCGGAAGGACGGCTTGTCGACCTTGCGGCCGTTGACCTCGATGTGACCGTGCACGACCATCTGGCGCGACTGGTAGATGGTCCGGGCGATGCCCGACCGAAGGACGAGCGCGTCCAGGCGGCGCTCAAGCTCGATGATCAGGGCCTCGCCCGTCTTGCCGTCGACCTTCCGAGCGCGGTCGTAGGCACGGGCCATCTGGCGCTCGCTGATGTCGTACTGAGCGCGCAGACGCTGCTTCTCAAGGAGTCGGACCTTGTAGTCGCTGTTCTGCTTGCGGCCACGGCCGTGCTCACCCGGCGGGTAGGGGCGAGCCTCGAAGTACTTGACGGCCTTGGGAGTCAGTGCGATTCCGAGCGCACGGGACTTCTTGACCTTGGGGCGCGACTGGTTCACGTGGAACGAACCTCCGTGTAAGTTAGGTTAGGCTTACCTTAGCCGAGGAGAACGCATGTTTCGACCTGGGAGCCCCACATCAAGCACCGCCCAGGGCACGGAGTCAGACGACTCCGGGCCTGAAGGCACTGAGGTGGGTCAGCCGCGCCCCGCGGAAGACGCCCGGCAACCTACTGCTGCCGAGCGCGTACGAACCCTCGTAGAGTCCAAGGCTACGGCTTCTCTCGCGATTCCTGGAATCGAGGAGCCCGAGGACTTCACCGCGGGCATCCCGACGGCCCGCACCGTCATGCCCGACGGAGACGTGCTACTGCTGGTCCCCGGCGGCTCTCCGGCGGCCAGAGCCGCAGCGTACGCCCAGGATGACGACCTCGCGTGCGTGATGGAGATCACGGACGTCGCACCCGTTTCGGTGCCGTATCGCGTGCGCGGGCGCGCCTGGGTCGCCGGCTGGCTCACCCCGGTACGCGCCGAGGAGCGGGCCGCCTGCGCCATGCTGCTCGCCGAACGCCACCCGGTGGGCGAGATCCTCGGCATGGACGACGCGCCACACCCGCCCACCGCGCACCGACCCGGCGGGCGTCCCGCCTGGGTGCTGCTGCGACTCGAGGTCGGCGAGGCGTGCGTGGACGACCTGTGGGGCGCCGAGGGCGTCGAGCCGGACGCCTTCGCCGCCGCGGCCCCCGACCCGCTGGTGGCTCACGAGGCCGACCTCCTCCAGCACCTGCACTCCGCGCACAGCGAGCAGGTCCAGATGCTCTGCGCGCTCATCGGGGAGCGCGCCAACTGCGGAGCCGCGCGTGAACCTGGCGCACCGCAGCAGGGGGAGGCGCGCGTGTCGGCCGGACGCGCCGTGCGGGCGGTGCCCGTCGCGCTCGGCCGCTTCGGCCTACGGGTCCGCTTCACCGACTCCACCAGCCGCTCCTTCGACGCCCGCTTCGACTTCCCGGAGCCGGTGCGTGACGTGACGGAGCTGCGGCGCGCCATGCACACCCTCTTCGAGGCCGCGGCCGAGTAGCCGGCCACCTCAACACCCGTCCGGCGATCCACACGCCCGCGTCCTTCCGCGTCCGCTGCGTCCGCCCTCTCCCGCGTCCGCTCACCCCCCTTCCCCGCCGACCGCCTCGGCGGCCCGGGCACACCCGACCGGCGGCGACACCTGGCCCAACTTCCGCTCACCAGGCGGGAGTTGGGCATGCCACGACGGCGTGGCGAACCGGCCGTGCCGGCTGGCCGGTCAGCCGCGTCGCGCGGCCCCGGGGCGCCGATCGCGCCCGCCGGGGCAGCGTGGCGCCCGCGCGGGCCGGGCTACTCGGCGGCCTTGGCCTCGGACTGCTCGGCGCGCGCGGCCGG includes these proteins:
- the rpsD gene encoding 30S ribosomal protein S4 translates to MNQSRPKVKKSRALGIALTPKAVKYFEARPYPPGEHGRGRKQNSDYKVRLLEKQRLRAQYDISERQMARAYDRARKVDGKTGEALIIELERRLDALVLRSGIARTIYQSRQMVVHGHIEVNGRKVDKPSFRVRPGDVVMVRERSREKHPFQVAREGGYDTDGETPRYLEVNLKALAFRLDRDPNRKEIPVICDEQLVVEYYAR
- a CDS encoding DUF2470 domain-containing protein, producing the protein MFRPGSPTSSTAQGTESDDSGPEGTEVGQPRPAEDARQPTAAERVRTLVESKATASLAIPGIEEPEDFTAGIPTARTVMPDGDVLLLVPGGSPAARAAAYAQDDDLACVMEITDVAPVSVPYRVRGRAWVAGWLTPVRAEERAACAMLLAERHPVGEILGMDDAPHPPTAHRPGGRPAWVLLRLEVGEACVDDLWGAEGVEPDAFAAAAPDPLVAHEADLLQHLHSAHSEQVQMLCALIGERANCGAAREPGAPQQGEARVSAGRAVRAVPVALGRFGLRVRFTDSTSRSFDARFDFPEPVRDVTELRRAMHTLFEAAAE